A single region of the Xenopus laevis strain J_2021 chromosome 4L, Xenopus_laevis_v10.1, whole genome shotgun sequence genome encodes:
- the coq9.L gene encoding ubiquinone biosynthesis protein COQ9-A, mitochondrial precursor (The RefSeq protein has 1 substitution compared to this genomic sequence) encodes MAASVTRVLKGAGGRQLLLMVARRRPVLMQPFLLMPRKFWVSSALRSEDQRQPPFSASSTHAETQGHAEEQYQQKQPPPRYTDQAGEESEGYESEEQLQQQILSAALQFVPDFGWSADAIAEGAKSLDMSAAAAGMFEDGGSELILHFVTQCNLQLTELLEKEQKLVQLGTSEKKPTAQFLRDAVEARLRMHIPYIEHWPQALGMLLLPRNIPSSLKLLTAMVDDIWHYAGDQSTDVSWYTRRAVLTGIYNTTELVMLQDSSPDFEDTWKFLENRISEAMTMGDSVKQVASTGEAVIQGLMGAAVTLKNLTGLNQRR; translated from the exons ATGGCAGCCTCGGTGACAAGGGTTCTGAAAGGTGCTGGTGGGCGACAGCTTCTGCTAATGGTGGCAAGGCGACGTCCCG TTCTGATGCAGCCATTCTTGCTCATGCCAAGGAAATTTTGGGTCTCATCAGCACTGAGGTCGGAAGATCAAAGGCAGCCCCCCTTTTCGGCTTCTTCCACACATGCAGAGACCCAAGGACATGCTGAAGAACAATATCAGCAAAAGCAGCCTCCCCCCAG ATACACAGACCAGGCAGGAGAGGAATCAGAAGGTTATGAGAGTGAGGAGCAGTTACAGCAGCAAATCCTCTCTGCAGCTTTACAATTTGTACCTGACTTTGGTTGGTCAGCAGATGCAATTGCTGAAGGCGCTAAg TCCCTGGATATgtcggcagcagcagcaggaatGTTTGAGGATGGAGGCAGTGAGCTTATCCTACACTTTGTTACTCAGTGCAATTTGCAACTGACTGAACTTTTGGAAAAAGAGCAGAAACTGGTCCAATTAGGCACTTCTGa GAAGAAGCCAACAGCTCAATTCTTGAGAGATGCAGTTGAAGCTCGTTTAAGGATGCATATCCCGTATATAGAACATTGGCCACAG GCTTTGGGGATGCTACTGCTCCCACGTAATATTCCTTCCAGCCTAAAGCTGCTCACTGCAATGGTAGATGACATTTGGCATTATGCAGGAGATCAATCGACAGAT GTTAGCTGGTACACACGTCGAGCAGTGCTGACTGGTATATATAACACAACTGAGCTAGTAATGTTACAAGATTCTTCTCCAGACTTTGAAGACACGTGGAAATTCCTTGAAAACCGCATTTCTGAGGCCATGACAATGGGAGACTCTTTGAAACAG GTGGCATCTACTGGAGAAGCTGTGATACAGGGTCTGATGGGAGCTGCTGTTAca TTAAAGAATTTAACAGGATTGAACCAGCGCCGGTGA
- the ciapin1.L gene encoding anamorsin (The RefSeq protein has 2 substitutions compared to this genomic sequence), translating to MDDLANLVFPGQQVAVTWDGSSSTEALKEFVSKLQEVVALRGKVSVENIERLLLSAHADSSFDAILLGMVQGTQCIHSSEVLAEVARILKPGGALIIQEPVAAGAGAQLRTPEHLSSVLKLSGLTEVTQLLQEPLNPEQKQGVVELLGYNGNDVSTIRIRAKKPNYEVGSSRQLSLPKRKTAEKPSVDPAAAKLWTLSASDMNDDDVDILDSDELLDQEDLKKPAPSSLLASGCGEGSEKKRKACKNCTCGLAEELEAEKTPSTVPKAAPSACGNCYLGDAFRCASCPYLGMPAFKPGEKVLLNPTKLQDA from the exons ATGGATGATCTAGCAAACTTAGTGTTTCCTGGTCAGCAAGTTGCTGTGACGTGGGATGGCAGTTCCTCCACAGAAGCTCTGAAGGAGTTTGTATCAAAGTTGCAGGAGGTAGTGGCACCACGGGGCAAGGTCTCTGTTGAGAACATAGAGCGACTGCTGCTTT CTGCTCACGCTGATTCAAGTTTTGATGCCATTCTGCTTGGTATGGTCCAAGGAACTCAGTGCATACACAGCTCTGAAGTACTTGCAGAGGTTGCCCGAATCTTGAAGCCTGGTGGGGCACTGATCATACAAGAGCCAGTGGCAGCCGGAGCTG GGGCTCAGCTCAGGACTCCAGAACACCTCTCCTCTGTGCTTAAACTATCTGGATTAACTGAAGTTACACAG ctgCTGCAAGAGCCCCTAAACCCTGAACAGAAGCAAGGAGTTGTTGAGCTGCTAGGATACAATGGGAATGATGTTAGCACTATCAGAATAAGGGCAAAGAAACCCAACTATGAGGTGGGATCTTCTCGGCAACTGTCACTCCCTAAACGCAAAACAGCAG AAAAACCATCTGTGGATCCAGCTGCTGCAAAACTCTGGACTCTGTCAGCTAGTGACATGAATGATGATGATGTG GATATTTTAGACTCGGACGAGCTTCTAGACCAAGAGGACCTGAAGAAACCTGCCCCATCTTCTCTGCTTGCCAGCGGATGTGGGGAAGGAAGTGATAAGAAGCGGAAAGCCTGCAAGAACTG CACTTGTGGATTAGCAGAAGAGCTGGAAGCAGAAAAGACTCCAAGCACTGTCCCAAAAGCCGCACCATCGGCATGTGGTAAT tgttaccTAGGCGATGCTTTCCGCTGTGCTAGTTGTCCATATCTTGGAATGCCAGCATTTAAACCAGGAGAGAAGGTGTTATTGAATCCTACAAAACTGCAAGATGCCTAG